The Spirochaetota bacterium genome segment AACCCTTTTCAATATCCCAGTAATAATAAACTGAAACATTACCTCCAAAATATTGAGGCACATTTTTTCCAGTTTTCAAATAATAACTTAGCAAGTTTTCTTTTTGAAATGGATAAGACATGTCATATTTTGCATTAATTAGTTTATATATTTTCCCATCCTTAATTTTATCCCCTTCAAAGGTATAACAAACAAATATTGGTATTTTAACAATAAGAGAAGAAAATCCTTCAGCAAAATTTTTAAAGTCTTGAATCTCTTCACCTAAAAACCACCAACTATAACCTTTTTCAATATCAATTTGAGGAAAAACTGGAGCATTTCTTAAAGTTGGGTAAAGTGATTCCTTGGAAAAGACCATCTCTCCATTTTCTTTTTGATAAAATTCTACCTCTTGCATATCAAAAAGAGTTTTATTTGTATCATCTACCTCATAAAAAGAGTATTTGCCATTAATTAATGCTACTTTTTTTACCTCATCAAAATCCTTGACAAATAATTTTGACAAAGACTCTACATTCCATACTTTTGCAAGTTTTTCATCCACATAAATATTTTGTTTAGTAATTGAATAAATTTGGATTATATCATCTTTTTTAAAATTAAATTTAAATATTTCAGACAATAGTGAATCAACATGAACTAATAAAAAAACAATAATTAAAAATAAATTTTTTACTTTAAATAAATTTTTTATCATAAAACTTTTATTATCTTTTTTAATCTTCATTTTTATACCTTAAAATTTTTATATTAATTATAAATTAAATATTATAAATTTCTACACAACTTTATTTTTTTATAAAAAAAATTAATTCAATAAAAATAGCAGAAAAAAAATCATTCTATTAAATTTTTTAAAATAAAAACTCGAAAAGTAAAAAAAGGAGTGAGAAATTTTTATAAAAATAGTTTAAAAAATATAATGATTAATTCTTGCGACAATTTGAAAATTGCATCGTTAAGATAGTCTTCTTCATTTATGGCCTTCTTAAGCCATAAAATCCTCTCCTCTCTTGTCATAATTAACATCCTTGTTAAATATTTTTAAGGTGAGATACCCTAAAATAATTACCCTCCATGGTAATTATTATAGCATCAAATCTAAAATTTTCAAATATTAAATCTTTATTATTTTTAATAAAATATAATCCACTTTTTTGAATTTTTAATTTCTTTTTCTCATTAATGTTTTCGTAAGCTTTAAACTTATCTGTAAATGCCCCTTTTACTTCAAAAAAGACCAGATTCTCCTGATCTTTTCCTATTATATCAATTTCTCCAAATGGTGTTTTATAATTCCTTTCTATTATATCTATCTTTTTCTCTTCTAAAAATTTACAAGCTATATTTTCAAAAAACTTTCCTTTATCCTTTTTATTCATTTTATTTTTCGACTGTATTTTAAAAAATTAAATTTTATAAATTAAAATAAAAAAATTTAATAATAAATAAAATTTTATTAATAATATTAGCATAAAATTTAATCAAATTGACGATTGTTTTAATAATCTTTCTTTTTCATCAACCATTAAAGCTTCTATCATCTCGTCAATTTCACCATCCATAAATTTTGGTAAGTTATAGAGAGTTAAATTTATTCTATGATCAGTAACTCTTGATTGAGGGAAATTATAGGTTCTTATTTTATCTGATCTATCTCCTGTTTTTATCATTTCTTTTCTTTCTTTTGCTAGCTCTAATTCCTTTTTTTCCCTTTCAAGTTCATTTAATCTTGCAGCAAGAATCTTCATCGCTCTTGCTTTATTTTTTATTTGAGATTTTTCATCTTGACAAGTAACAACAATTCCTGTTGGAATATGTGTAATTCTTACAGCAGATTCAGTTTTATTAACATGTTGCCCCCCAGCTCCAGAAGCTCTAAAAACATCTATTTTTAAATCATTTGGATCTATT includes the following:
- a CDS encoding OmpA family protein; the encoded protein is MKIKKDNKSFMIKNLFKVKNLFLIIVFLLVHVDSLLSEIFKFNFKKDDIIQIYSITKQNIYVDEKLAKVWNVESLSKLFVKDFDEVKKVALINGKYSFYEVDDTNKTLFDMQEVEFYQKENGEMVFSKESLYPTLRNAPVFPQIDIEKGYSWWFLGEEIQDFKNFAEGFSSLIVKIPIFVCYTFEGDKIKDGKIYKLINAKYDMSYPFQKENLLSYYLKTGKNVPQYFGGNVSVYYYWDIEKGYAPYFEQVYDLYLIMADGTRYRFSGTSSGGMEIIRKWDDNKKNEIINQIKKDLPPNFKDIELRNEKKGIVIDLGEILFDYNSDKIKPDQLEKLIIIGNIIKKYFPSYQVIVEGHTDDIGSDSYNLDLSRRRAYAVYSALIKMGFVNPNLISYIGYGKQFPKVPNTSEENRKKNRRVQIVIVDY
- a CDS encoding YraN family protein → MNKKDKGKFFENIACKFLEEKKIDIIERNYKTPFGEIDIIGKDQENLVFFEVKGAFTDKFKAYENINEKKKLKIQKSGLYFIKNNKDLIFENFRFDAIIITMEGNYFRVSHLKNI